The genomic window CAGCACTGCTGTGCACAATGAGTCCAGTGCACAAACCAAGCATTACAACTATTCCAGCAGACCTACCACGTAAGGCGGACTGCGTCAGTACGAATATATTGTCGGGTCCGGGTGCAAGACCAAGCAAAATGGATGCTGTAAAAAATGTTATTAGTGTTTCAATAGGTATCATCTCACCTCTCAATTTGTACAATTAGATTTCTTTATCTATCAGACAATAATCTGTATTTGAATCTGGTTCCCCGCCTAATTTCATCCGCTATTAAATGGCATAAGTTATAATTCTATGGGTTGCGATATATTGAGAGTATCTCAACTTTGGCAATTTTACAGATATGAAACAGATATCACAAGCGTTTTCAGATTGTGGATTAAGATGACAAGTCTACAAATAATCAGCCTATTTTAAATTGTAAACTTCGTGCCTTACGACACAATTTAGGATTGATTAGAAATAGTTGTATATAAGGTGCGGCAATCTAAAAAATCCGAATCTTAAAATAAGGAATACCAATCTGAAAAAAATCGGCTATCCAAATTTTTTAGCAGGAAAGCCAAAACCAGAAATCATCAATTTTTTTGGGTGTGATAATATAATACAAACCAATGACTACTTTAATTACTTGTAACAATCTTCACTTGAAAACTAATAAGGTCATAGACAAGATGCATTCCAAGGTTTTCAAAAAACCGGGTTGATCCGTAGACCACATTCCAACGGGTTCGATCAATGTCGAAATGCGCTTCAGCAATTAGCCCACCGTCGTCGGTGCCGGCAATTGTGGTTGAAAAAGAAAGATCTGCTTTTATGCCTCTAAGATTCAATGTTCCGTTGACCTCATAATTCGGTGAACTCAGATGCGGCTCCTCGGCCAGCTGGCCGTTGTTGATCGTAAATTTTGCCGTGGGAAATGCCTTTACCAGAAAGAAATCATCTGACTTTAAGTGAGATACCAGCACCGGTTGGAGCTCGTCACCTTCCAGGTTGATGTTTTCGATCGAATCCATATCAATTTCTACCGCACCTGTCATGTTGCCGTTTTCGATTTGAATCTGTCCCTTGGCAATACGGACGGTCCCGAAATGCTTAGTATTGGGATTGCGGCCGAACCACTCAATAATACTTTGATCCGTATCGATCTGATATTGACCTTCGGGAAGTAAGAGCCGGACCTCGGGGTCAGGGACAATATCTGCAGATTCGCCATCCAAAGGATAGCCCAGAGCACGCCAGGACTCGATACCCCCTTTTAAAATCATGATTCGCTGATAGCCGTCCAGTTTAAGCTTTTCGGCGGCCGTCAGGGCATCCATGGAGCGCTCGCTCGACCCGTAAAGAACGATTTCCGCATCTTTATCGGCTGTGATCGAATGCATTTGATCCAGAAAAGTGACCTCAAAAACACATGCGTTTTGAGCGCCCGGCAGATGAACCTTTTGGAAATGGATTCCGGTTAGCGTGTGAATCAGAAAGAATGACTTTTGCTTTTTTATCCATGCCGACAGTTCTTCAGGCGTCACGTATTCAAACTGAATTTCATTGCTCATACCTTAACCTCCTCAAGTGTGTGTTTCTCAGTTCTTAAACGCTTAGTCCTTATACCATTATAATAGGACAAAACTGGACTTTTCACCATTCCCTTTGAGTTGCAATCTATTTTTCAACGACATGCGGATTTTGAGCAGCCTGCGGTGCCTTATGAACCATTGTGTAAGCATAGTCAATGCCGTCACCATAGGCGCCACCATGTTCGCGGAAAATATCGAGCAGATCGTCGTAATGCTCCCGGTTGGCCCAATCGCGCTGAAACTCCAGCACCGTGGGAATCGTTGTCATAGGAATCACTCCGGCCTGCACGCAACGACGAATGGCCGCATCGTGGGCCAGTTGCGATGTCGCCCCGCAGGCATCTTCGACAACGTAGATATTGTATCCCTCAGTGAGCATGTTAAGTGCCGGCCAAGTCACACACACCTCGGTCCACAGCCCGGCGATGAGGATGTTTTTCTTGCCGGTTGCTTTAACCGCTTCGCGGAAGGCCGGATCGTCCCACGAATTCATGCTGGTTCGTTCAATGGGTTGCTGCCCCGGAAAGACGTCCATTAGCTGTGGCCAGATGTAACCGCTGAATGATTCTGTCTCAACGGCCGTCAGAATCGCCGGCACATCAAATAACTTGGCCCCTTTGGCCAGCATAACCACATTGTTAACCAGTTGCTGACGCTCGATGTTGGCGACGCCGAACGTCATTTGGGGTTGATGGTCGATGAAAACGACAGCCGAGTTGTCGGCGGTAATCAGACCGCTGTCGGTATTTGATAGGATGTTGGTCATTTTATGTTCCTCCTCAAGGTTGTAATATTGTCGGTATTCTTGCTGTAAATTGATGAGTCCCTCAACCCAGATAACAGGGGCAATCAAGATTCCAATTACGCTTGTCACTTAAAACAGTGGTGTGATGATGATGTTCAAGTGCTTGCAAGTCATTTTTCGGTCTTTCGATTAACGAAGCCGCCGCAGCCGCTAAAGCCGGATTTTTTCGGCGCTGCTGCGCGTTGTAATACCCGCCGTATTTACCGACCGGCGACCAATCCGGACTCACGGGAAGCTCCGGAGGGCCGAGATGCTTAAATTCAGCATCCGCATAAACGACCTCACCGCCCAGCACAGTTAAAACGGCAGTGATGTTTTTTATTTTTTCGTCTTCAATGCTGAAAAAATCGTCTGACAACACCGCAAAATCCGCATATCTGCCGGGCTCGATGGTGCCTTTGACGGCCTGTTCCCTGGAAAACCAGGCGCTGCCGTGGGTCATCACGCGCAACGCTTCCATGCGTTCCAGACGGTTGGCG from Desulfobacterales bacterium includes these protein-coding regions:
- a CDS encoding LysE family transporter, whose protein sequence is MIPIETLITFFTASILLGLAPGPDNIFVLTQSALRGRSAGIVVMLGLCTGLIVHSSA
- a CDS encoding YceI family protein, producing the protein MSNEIQFEYVTPEELSAWIKKQKSFFLIHTLTGIHFQKVHLPGAQNACVFEVTFLDQMHSITADKDAEIVLYGSSERSMDALTAAEKLKLDGYQRIMILKGGIESWRALGYPLDGESADIVPDPEVRLLLPEGQYQIDTDQSIIEWFGRNPNTKHFGTVRIAKGQIQIENGNMTGAVEIDMDSIENINLEGDELQPVLVSHLKSDDFFLVKAFPTAKFTINNGQLAEEPHLSSPNYEVNGTLNLRGIKADLSFSTTIAGTDDGGLIAEAHFDIDRTRWNVVYGSTRFFENLGMHLVYDLISFQVKIVTSN
- a CDS encoding hydrolase, with translation MTNILSNTDSGLITADNSAVVFIDHQPQMTFGVANIERQQLVNNVVMLAKGAKLFDVPAILTAVETESFSGYIWPQLMDVFPGQQPIERTSMNSWDDPAFREAVKATGKKNILIAGLWTEVCVTWPALNMLTEGYNIYVVEDACGATSQLAHDAAIRRCVQAGVIPMTTIPTVLEFQRDWANREHYDDLLDIFREHGGAYGDGIDYAYTMVHKAPQAAQNPHVVEK